In Zingiber officinale cultivar Zhangliang chromosome 3A, Zo_v1.1, whole genome shotgun sequence, the DNA window GTGACATAAAAAACATTACTGATGCATGTCGACTTCCAGACAACAGATTACACTACTGCTCAATTTCTCTGGTGCCTGTATGCTTTATATCAATTACGATCACCACAAACATCAAAACGTCATTCTTGCATCTCTTTTGGTCTTCATTTCCAGATCAAGGCAATCTTTTGAAGGTGAAGCTGGAAACTTCAGAGATCATCTCCCATGATACAATAATGCCAACTAAAATCCAGGCGGAAGAGCATAGTGAAGTCCTTCCTTGTTCTGCTCCAACTTCTCTGCCTCAACGTTGAATGAAGTCACTGCATGTTTCGTCTGCTCAAAAGGAAACAGAAGCTGGCTACTGTCGGCGCTTCCATCGAGTGGAAGTCCAAAAAATTCATTGCTGGTGTAATCAGGAAATGGCATGGCGGGCATGATTAATGGCCCAAGGACAATGCTATTGAACTCATCAGGGAGGTCATGGAACAGCTTTGGGGATTTGGAGGCAAGTTCTATCTGGTGGATATCTGCAGTGGTGGCGGCGGCGGAGAGAGAGATGGGCCTCTTGTTCTTTCTTGATCCGCCGCCCACAGGGACGTTCCTGAGGGAGCCACCCTGCGTCCAGTACCTCCTGCAGGTCTTGCAGAAATACCTGGGCTGGGCGAGGCTGTAGTTGTTGTAGTAGCAGAACTTAGTGTCGGTGGAGTTGCACCTGGGGCAGTTCAGGGCCTGCTCCTTGCTTGGCCTTGGCCTTGCCCTCTGCCTCGCCTTCTCCCTCTCCGTCACCAGCGCTGTGCTGCCGCTGACGGTGGCGGTGGAGGAGGAGTAGGAGGCTGCAAACAGAGTCTCCATGGGCTTCACCTGCAACCCCATGCTCTGGAGAGCAACAAAAATTACACCACCAAATTGCCATACGGAGAATTCACATAAAGATCTATATAAAACATGGAACAAGGGGTAAATTAAAGCTACAGCTCTTATAGAGAAGGGAAAATaaaaaagcaaaggaaaaggTGAAAAGAGAAAACTTGGAGAAGAACAAAGCTAAGTATTACGTTTTTCTTTTTTGGTTGATAATCCATATTATATAAGTATTACACCTTTAATAATACGTAGGATGTTGCTGCTTAATTTATTGCATGGGATCGAAAGAGAAAAGCAGTCACGcagagaaaaaggagaaaaaggcaAGGAAAAATAAAGTGCTTTGGCGCTTTCAAGGCGCGGCCAAAGGAAAtgaagagggagagagagagagagagagaattgaagACGACGTTGCAGCCATTGCATCTTAATCAGAACTCCAGATCTTcttcagattaaaaaaaaaaacaaaggaagaagaacaagaaaaaataggcaaaaagcaagaagaaaaacaGCTTTACCCTAGGCCACTGGCTGCTATCCATATCCAGAGGTTCCCAAGTGATCCGAGggataaagaagaagaggaagaagaagctaggaTTGTGATAGTGAAGGATCACTCACACATATCTTTTGTGGAAGGTGCGTGGATGTTTATATTCTTTAATATAATGTTGAATTCTTTGTCCATGGCTGTACCAATGCTGATACAGTATCAGTCAACCACATTGTTCATGAAGACAAATTAGACTGTCATTATCAGGTATATATATGACAGTTACTTTGGCCCAATGCTTGGAGTTATAAATAGTTTGGTCCTAGTGAATTATAGTAGggcttgtgtttttttttttttttttttttttttttggttagaaaATCAAAGTCACATTGACAGTACTTATTCTCTTGCAAGTTTGATCATGCAAGTAttataacgccccggcccggcGTGCCCCACCTTGCACTATAAAAAACCAATTGTTTAGGGATGAAATTTTGTAACAAATAATTTTCGTCGTAAATTTAcaacgaatttagcaacgaaccACTAAATCATCGCTAATTAGCAACGAAAacagcaacaaaaaaaaattgtggGAAAATAGCAACAAACACTATTTCGTCGcaaattttgttagaaatttgggacgaaatatgatattcgttggaaattttacGAGTTTtacgaaaaaaaatatttttgtcgcAAACATAGAGTAAATTTTCTTTATTCCAGTTTAAAGAAaaccagatctgggacgaactttacaattcgtcccagattagggacgaatttaatagttcgtcccaaatttcaatttttttttaaattagaaaaaatgtTAATGCATGAGCTAAAGACCTTGGAATCACACGAAACGAGTTCCTATACGTTCGTATTGATCTTCTAATCACAAGCATGACACGAAATAATTTTTTCACCTAATATTTGAGGTTTTTGAATTTTcggaaatgaaaattttaattgtgATATAAAAAATTCATAAACCTCAAACTATtgagtgaaaaaaatatttgagaccaccattgcgatcaggagatcgatacgaacacataggaactcgTTTTGTGTCATTCAGAGGTGTTTAGGTCATGCATTCATATTTTTATCACTTTATTccgcaatttaaaaaaaaataaagatttggGACGAACTctaaagttcgtcccagatctaggACGAACTctaaagttcgtcccagatctaggacgaactttggagttcgtcccaaactttaaatctttagaaattttaaataaaagctttcaaaaaataaaaactaggcCTATAAAGCTCGGAATGACGTGGAACAAATTTCTATACGCTCTTAACGATCTTCTGATCACAATGATGATACGAAATAATTTTTTCACCTAATATTTTGAGATGTTAAATTttcgaaaataaaaattttaattttgatataaaaaaatttatgaacctcaaaatattgagagaaaaaaatattttaggtcaccattgcgatcaggagatcgatacgaacgcataggaactCATTTTGTATCATTCGGAGGTGTTTAGGTCATGCATCCAGATTTTTATCGCTTTATTatgcaattttaaaaaaaaatagagatttggGACGAACTCTaaatttcgtcccagatttgggacaaattccaaagttcgtcccaaactttaaatttttagaaattctaaataaaatccttcaaaaaataaaaaatagacctACAGAGCTCAGAATGACGTGGAATAaatttctatgtgctcgtattgATCTCATGACCACATTAGTGAACTCAAAGACCCAATATAGTTTgcgataattaaattgaaaatatcaAATTGAGAGAACCTATGACTTAGCAAAAATAAGAgttgatttgaaaaacttaaagtcATTTTGATATTCAAAAATTACGAATCTAATTTTGTTAagaggaaaaaaatatttgagaccaCTAATGTCgtcatgagatcgatacgagcACATTGAAATTTGTTCCATCTCATTATGAGCTCTCTAGGGctagtttttaaattttgaaagaatttttttttgaatttttaaggaaattaaaatttGGGATGAAATTCAACGTTCATCCCGGACGAACTTCAcagttcgtcccagatttgggatgAACTTCAcagttcgtcccaaattagggacgaatttaaaAGTTCGTCCcaaattccaatttttttttaaataaaaaaagtgACAAAAATATGAATGCAGGAGCTAAAGATCTCGGAATTACACGAAACGAGTTCTTATATGTTCGTATCGATCTTCTGATCACAAGGATGATACGAAATAATTTTTTCACCTAATATtttgaggattttaaattttcagaaatttaaattttaattgtgagataaaataatttatgaacctcaaaatattgagtgaaaaaaatatttgaggccaCCATTACGATCAGGAGATCAATAAGAATGCCTAGGAACTCGTTTCGTGTCATTCGGAGGTGTttaggtcatgcatccgtatttttatcgctttattctgtaattttaaaaaaaaataaagatttggGTCGAACTCTAAAGTTcgtcccaaatctgggacgaactttggagtttGTCCCAAACTTTAAATCTTTAGAAATTCtaaataaaatctttcaaaaaaaataaaaactagacctatagagctcggaatgatgtggaacaaatttctatgcgctcgtaaCAATCTTCTGATCACAATGATGACACGAAATAATTTTTTCACCTAATATTTtgagatttttaaattttcataaatgaaaattttaattgtgatataaaaaaatttatgaacctcaaaatattgagtgaaaaaaatattttaggctACCatgcgatcaggagatcgatatgaACACATAGGAACTTATTTCGTGTCATTTGGTGTTTAGGTCATGCATCCGCATTTTTATCGCTTTATTCtgtaatttaaaaaatcatagagATTTGGGACGAACTCTAaatttcgtcccagatctgggacaaactccaaagttcgtcccaaactttaaatctttagaaattctaaataaaatccttcaaaaaataaaaactagaccTATGGAGCTCGGAATGATgtggaacaaatttctatgcgctcgtattgATCTCATGACCACATTAGTGAACTCTAAGACCCAATATATTTTgcgataattaaattgaaaatatcaAATTGATAGAACCTATGACTTAGCAAAAATAAGAGTTGATTTGAAAAAGTTAAAGTCATTTTGATATTCAAAAATTACGGATCTAATTTTGTTAAGAGGAAAAAAATGTTTGAGACCACTAATAtggtcatgagatcgatacgagcACATGGAAATTTGTTTCATCTCATTCCGAGCTTTTAGGGCTAGTTTTTAAATttcgaaagatttttttttttgaatttttaaggaaattaaattttgGGACGTACTTCAACGTTTATCCTAGATCTAGGACAAACTTCACAGTTCGTCCCAGATTAGGGACGAATTTAAAAGTTCGTCCcaaattccaatttttttttaaataaaaaaaagtgaCAAAAATATGAATGCATGAGGTAAAGACCTCAGAATCACACAAAACGAGTTCCTATATGTTCATATTGATCTTCTGATCACAAGGATGACACGAAATAATTATTTCACCTAATATTTTGAGGTTTTTAAATTTTTGGAAATGAAAATTTTTATTgtgatataaaaaaatttatgaacctcCAAATATTGagtgaaaaaatatttgagaccACCATTACGATCAAGAGATCAATACAAATGCCTAGGAACTCGTTTCGTGTCATTTGGAGGTGTTTAGGTCATGCATCCGCATTTTTATCGTTTTATTCcgtaatttgttttaaaaaataaagatttgGGACGAACTctaaagttcgtcccagatctgggatgaactttggagttcgtcccaaactttaaatctttagaa includes these proteins:
- the LOC122051984 gene encoding dof zinc finger protein 2-like → MDSSQWPRSMGLQVKPMETLFAASYSSSTATVSGSTALVTEREKARQRARPRPSKEQALNCPRCNSTDTKFCYYNNYSLAQPRYFCKTCRRYWTQGGSLRNVPVGGGSRKNKRPISLSAAATTADIHQIELASKSPKLFHDLPDEFNSIVLGPLIMPAMPFPDYTSNEFFGLPLDGSADSSQLLFPFEQTKHAVTSFNVEAEKLEQNKEGLHYALPPGF